The following are encoded in a window of Spea bombifrons isolate aSpeBom1 chromosome 2, aSpeBom1.2.pri, whole genome shotgun sequence genomic DNA:
- the DHDDS gene encoding dehydrodolichyl diphosphate synthase complex subunit DHDDS: MSWIRDKELSMIERLCANVLKAGPMPKHVAFIMDGNRRYAQKCHVERQEGHSQGFEKLAETLRWCLNLGISEVTVYAFSIENFKRSEEEVAGLMELARQKFTRLLEEKEKLQKHGVRIRVLGDLSMLPLDIQKLIAQAMMETRAYSTCFLNVCFAYTSRHEVTNAVREAAWGVKEGLLDPSDVSESLLDRCLYTSSSPDPDLLIRTSGEVRLSDFLLWQTSHSCLVFQSVLWPEYSFWNLCEAVLRYQYNHAAIQKAKEIQVQEQARHELERDQAWVQEKLWSEEHTGGNNKLLSQKLLQQCKAEREKRIQTFVQALERKQWDILEGLCTT; the protein is encoded by the exons ATGTCGTGGATACGTGATAAGGAGCTGTCCATGATTGAGCGCCTGTGTGCAAATGTGCTAAAG GCTGGCCCAATGCCAAAACATGTTGCTTTCATCATGGATGGAAATCGTCGCTATGCCCAAAAGTGTCACGTAGAGAGGCAGGAGGGCCACTCACAGGGCTTTGAAAAGCTCGCAGAG ACCTTACGTTGGTGTCTGAATCTGGGTATTTCTGAGGTGACTGTCTATGCCTTCAGTATTGAAAATTTTAAACGTTCAGAGGAAGAGGTAGCAGGTCTGATGGAACTTGCCCGCCAGAAGTTTACCCGACTACTGGAAGAGAA AGAAAAGCTACAGAAACATGGTGTACGTATTCGAGTTCTAGGAGACTTGAGTATGCTTCCATTGGACATTCAGAAATTGATTGCACAAGCAATGATGGAAACCAGAGCCTACTCCAC GTGTTTTCTTAATGTTTGCTTTGCCTACACATCCCGACATGAGGTCACAAATGCAGTGAGAGAGGCTGCCTGGGGAGTTAAAGAGGGACTGCTGGATCCAAG TGATGTGTCAGAGTCTCTCCTGGACCGCTGTCTCTACACCTCAAGTTCTCCTGATCCAGACCTTCTTATCCGTACCTCAGGGGAGGTCCGACTCAGTGACTTCCTTCTCTGGCag ACATCGCATTCCTGTTTGGTCTTCCAGTCTGTCCTGTGGCCAGAATATTCCTTCTGGAACTTATGTGAGGCAGTCCTGAGATACCAGTATAACCACGCTGCCATCCAg AAAGCCAAGGAAATTCAGGTGCAGGAGCAAGCGCGACATGAGTTGGAGCGCGACCAAGCCTGGGTTCAAGAGAAACTGTGGAGTGAGGAGCACACTGGTGGAAATAACAAGCTACTTTCCCAGAAACTACTGCAGCAGTGCAAAGCAGAGAGGGAAAAAAGGATACAGACTTTCGTACAAGCTCTGGAAAGGAAACAATGGGATATTCTTGAGGGTCTCTGTACAACGTAA